A genomic segment from Nicotiana tabacum cultivar K326 chromosome 7, ASM71507v2, whole genome shotgun sequence encodes:
- the LOC107765016 gene encoding RNA polymerase sigma factor sigB-like: MPVYEFRVERNSMSYLLPQFKSLPDTFVLCFKTNQNSTIQLSKGRDHIHLRTQCILATTSAATSTATSTVLDIEKLKLPSIEILSSSVAAERSWKPPSTATSAVLDIPRLKLLSFEANPDSVAPDRPWTYTGAVGPPTEANTKSALATENLVTSDEAVVAAAAAEAVALAKAALKFAKDAVLLVGHNNLKNSDDAGRGTLSEARTTPFESVPLAQPSETGRVRVGAEFKGSEMKWSESSLFEDSLTDSDDLEPSPEELEILQSQLSNVIAVKSTRQTERKARRGRAAERAAANVVSVKSGSTSRKKRTSVQEVDYSDPLRYLRGTTGSSRLLTASEEQELSRGIQDLLKLERLEQELAARCGGQPTIAQWAAAAGVEQKTLRKRLNYGILCKDKMIKSNIRLVISIAKNYQGVGMNLQDLVQEGCRGLVRGAEKFDAAKGFKFSTYAHWWIKQAVRKSLSDQSRTIRLPFHMVEATYRVKEARKQLFTENGRLPNDEEVAEATGLSMKRLTAVMLTPKAPRSLDQKIGFNQSLKPSEVIADPEAETSEEMLMKQFMRQDLEKVLDTLNPREKQVVKWRFGLADGRMKTLQEIGELMGVSRERIRQIESCAFRKLKNKKRTKFLQQYITA, translated from the exons ATGCCAGTATATGAATTTAGAGTAGAGAGAAATAGTATGTCTTATTTATTGCCACAATTCAAGAGTTTGCCAGATACTTTTGTCCTTTGCTTCAAAACCAACCAAAACTCCACCATTCAGCTTT CAAAAGGTAGAGATCATATTCATTTGAGGACACAATGTATCCTAGCTACTACATCTGCAGCAACATCAACAGCAACGTCTACAGTGCTTGACATTGAGAAGCTAAAGTTACCATCTATTGAAATCCTTTCAAGTTCAGTTGCAGCGGAGAGATCATGGAAACCACCATCAACTGCCACATCAGCAGTACTTGATATACCGAGGCTAAAGTTGCTATCTTTTGAGGCTAACCCTGATTCAGTTGCCCCAGATAGGCCATGGACATACACTGGGGCAGTTGGTCCACCTACAGAG GCGAACACTAAAAGTGCTTTAGCTACAGAAAATCTTGTTACAAGTGATGAAGCTGTTGTAGCCGCTGCAGCCGCTGAAGCAGTTGCTTTAGCAAAGGCTGCATTGAAGTTTGCAAAAGACGCTGTATTGTTGGTCGGCCATAACAATCTAAAGAACTCCGATGATGCTGGTAGAGGTACTCTATCAGAAGCTAGGACTACTCCGTTTGAGAGTGTTCCTCTGGCCCAACCTAGTGAGACAGGGAGAGTTCGTGTTGGTGCAGAATTTAAGGGAAGTGAGATGAAGTGGAGCGAAAGTAGTTTATTTGAGGACTCCCTTACAGATTCTGATGACTTGGAGCCATCACCTGAAGAACTGGAAATTCTTCAGTCGCAGCTGTCAAATGTCATCGCTGTGAAATCGACGCGTCAAACTGAGCGGAAGGCCAGAAGAGGGAGAGCAGCAGAGAGGGCCGCAGCCAATGTTGTCTCTGTGAAGTCTGGTTCTACTAGTCGAAAGAAGCGTACTTCAGTACAAGAGGTTGATTACTCGGATCCATTGCGTTACTTGAGAGGAACTACTGGTAGTTCTAGGCTACTGACTGCATCTGAAGAACAGGAGTTATCGAGAGGAATACAG GATCTATTGAAGTTGGAAAGACTTGAGCAGGAGCTTGCAGCGCGATGCGGAGGTCAGCCTACTATTGCCCAATGGGCTGCTGCAGCCGGAGTTGAACAAAAGACTCTAAGGAAGCGTCTGAACTATGGCATTCTTTGTAAAGATAAAATGATTAAAAGCAACATAAGGCTCGTTATTTCTATTGCCAAAAATTATCAAGGAGTAGGGATGAATCTTCAAGATCTGGTTCAG GAAGGATGTCGGGGACTTGTAAGAGGTGCTGAAAAATTTGATGCTGCTAAGGGTTTTAAGTTCTCAACTTATGCTCACTGGTGGATTAAGCAGGCAGTTAGGAAATCCCTTTCTGATCAGTCTAGGACGATTCGGTTGCCA TTTCACATGGTTGAGGCTACGTACAGAGTTAAGGAAGCAAGAAAGCAATTGTTTACTGAAAATGGTAGACTTCCTAACGATGAGGAAGTAGCTGAAGCAACAGGGTTGTCAATGAAGAGGCTCACTGCTGTGATGCTAACTCCTAAAGCTCCAAGATCACTTGACCAGAAAATCGGGTTCAATCAAAGTCTCAAACCTTCG GAAGTGATTGCAGACCCTGAAGCTGAAACATCAGAAGAAATGCTGATGAAGCAGTTCATGAGACAGGACCTGGAGAAGGTATTAGACACCTTAAATCCAAGGGAGAAGCAGGTTGTTAAATGGCGATTTGGACTAGCGGACGGGAGGATGAAGACTTTACAAGAGATTGGTGAATTAATGGGCGTTAGCCGGGAGAGAATCCGACAAATAGAGTCTTGTGCATTCCGGAAGttgaagaacaagaaaagaacaaAGTTTTTGCAGCAATATATAACTGCTTAA